From a single Rutidosis leptorrhynchoides isolate AG116_Rl617_1_P2 chromosome 5, CSIRO_AGI_Rlap_v1, whole genome shotgun sequence genomic region:
- the LOC139846874 gene encoding uncharacterized protein produces MTSSFTVKMIAGSLPPVTGSNVAKVAATTSVKPPALPLQVRIKEQQKLETPEKTYKNVSRRDLALILTAASFTTITLSSPKPAQAQISKSEIKKILVDKFKLLSEKLGLSKPEPEEIEKITTPPPPIAGKKVQSSPSTPKADKEIHSAPAPPTAEKKDHSSPAPPIAEEKDHSLPSPPISEKKIHVPQEPRLPSIQNGKKVVVEAATLP; encoded by the exons ATGACGTCATCTTTCACCGTTAAAATGATTGCCGGATCTCTTCCTCCGGTCACCGGATCTAATGTTGCCAAAGTCGCAGCTACTACCTCTGTTAAACCACCTGCCCTTCCTCTTCAG GTTAGAATTAAAGAACAACAAAAGCTAGAAACACCCGAAAAGACATATAAGAACGTCTCCCGAAGAGATTTAGCATTGATTTTAACCGCTGCATCTTTCACTACTATCACTCTGTCATCACCAAAACCAGCTCAAGCACAAATTAGTAAATCTGAAATCAAGAAGATATTAGTTGACAAGTTCAAGTTGCTCAGTGAAAAGCTCGGTTTATCAAAGCCGGAACCCGAGGAAATTGAAAAGATTACCACACCACCTCCACCTATCGCAGGAAAAAAAGTTCAATCCTCACCATCTACACCTAAAGCTGATAAAGAAATTCATTCGGCGCCGGCCCCACCAACAGCAGAGAAGAAAGATCATTCTTCACCGGCCCCACCAATAGCGGAAGAAAAAGATCATTCTTTACCATCTCCGCCAATATCCGAAAAGAAGATTCATGTTCCGCAAGAACCACGACTTCCAAGTATACAGAATGGTAAGAAAGTTGTAGTGGAGGCAGCAACGCTTCCTTAA